One window of Cohnella hashimotonis genomic DNA carries:
- a CDS encoding DHH family phosphoesterase, whose protein sequence is MNAWTAQLDAAVDFIRERDDFLVVSHVQPDGDAISSTVAVAWLLGKLGKSYAMYNEGPVPERLHYLIGSGQIETNASGAAGRAYRHVIAVDCADFSRVGNATERFEDNFEMLNIDHHPTNNGFGLVNLLRSDAAATAEILFELIERAGIALDKDAATAIYTGMLTDTGGFRYSNTTPNVLAIASRLIDLGVDGPMLAELLLERMTLQQMLVLQRALSRLTFSADKRIAWLWVTPEDMTDTGAKNEDLEGIVNFPRNVEGVEVGILFKQNAENAVKVSLRSAGKVDVAAVSQQFGGGGHVRAAGCRVEAALEDAIGQMTEAVGKALESHDASQNA, encoded by the coding sequence ATGAACGCCTGGACCGCGCAGCTCGACGCCGCAGTCGACTTTATCCGGGAGCGGGACGACTTCCTCGTCGTCTCGCACGTCCAGCCCGACGGCGACGCCATCAGCTCCACGGTGGCCGTCGCCTGGCTGCTGGGCAAGTTGGGCAAAAGCTACGCCATGTACAATGAAGGTCCCGTTCCCGAACGACTTCATTACCTGATCGGGAGCGGTCAGATCGAGACGAACGCGTCCGGCGCAGCCGGGCGCGCCTATCGTCATGTCATCGCTGTCGACTGCGCGGATTTCAGCCGGGTCGGCAATGCGACGGAGCGTTTCGAAGACAACTTCGAGATGCTGAACATCGATCATCATCCGACCAACAATGGTTTTGGCCTTGTTAATTTGCTGCGCTCGGACGCCGCCGCGACGGCCGAGATTTTGTTCGAATTGATAGAACGCGCAGGCATAGCCTTGGACAAGGACGCGGCCACGGCGATCTATACGGGCATGCTCACCGATACGGGCGGCTTCCGTTACAGCAATACGACGCCGAACGTGCTTGCGATCGCTTCCCGCCTGATCGATCTGGGCGTGGACGGTCCGATGCTGGCCGAGCTGCTGCTTGAGCGGATGACGCTTCAGCAGATGCTCGTTCTTCAGCGGGCGTTGTCCCGCCTGACGTTCAGCGCGGACAAGCGCATCGCCTGGCTTTGGGTGACGCCTGAGGATATGACAGACACCGGCGCCAAGAACGAAGACCTCGAAGGCATCGTAAACTTCCCACGCAATGTCGAAGGCGTAGAGGTGGGCATCCTGTTCAAGCAAAATGCGGAAAACGCCGTCAAGGTCAGCCTGCGATCGGCGGGCAAGGTCGACGTTGCGGCCGTATCCCAGCAGTTCGGGGGCGGCGGTCACGTGCGCGCGGCCGGCTGCAGGGTTGAGGCGGCGCTCG